In Rhizobium oryzihabitans, one DNA window encodes the following:
- a CDS encoding ParB-like protein, with translation MPNNLEPHLSPVEILSLRPTQMTVGLQEVETKRRQWAAIQAEKGAEFLGHHMVPVVVGYKQRLYLVDHHHLALALHNEGVKHVLTSIVADLSHLGKEEFWSVMDHRNFVYPFDADGVRRPTADLPKQIVDLEDDPFRSLAGAVRDAGGFAKIEAPFSEFLWADFLRRRVGKKELRHSFEDAVAEALVLARSHDARHLPGWCGADR, from the coding sequence ATGCCCAACAACCTTGAACCGCATCTCAGCCCGGTTGAAATCCTCTCGCTCAGGCCAACACAGATGACAGTCGGCCTTCAGGAGGTTGAAACCAAGCGCCGGCAATGGGCCGCCATCCAGGCGGAAAAGGGGGCCGAATTCCTCGGCCACCACATGGTGCCCGTCGTTGTCGGCTACAAGCAGCGCCTTTACCTTGTCGATCATCACCACCTCGCTCTGGCCTTGCACAACGAGGGGGTGAAGCATGTGCTGACAAGCATCGTTGCCGATCTTTCCCATCTCGGCAAAGAGGAATTCTGGTCGGTCATGGACCACCGCAACTTCGTCTATCCTTTCGACGCGGACGGCGTGCGCCGCCCCACCGCCGATCTTCCGAAACAGATCGTGGACCTGGAAGATGATCCTTTCCGCTCGCTGGCCGGCGCCGTTCGTGACGCCGGCGGTTTTGCCAAGATCGAGGCGCCTTTCAGCGAATTTCTCTGGGCCGACTTCCTGCGTCGCCGGGTGGGCAAAAAAGAGCTGCGGCATTCCTTCGAGGACGCCGTGGCGGAAGCACTGGTGTTGGCGCGCTCGCACGATGCGCGGCATCTGCCTGGATGGTGCGGAGCGGACCGATGA
- a CDS encoding ABC transporter substrate-binding protein: MRNSILSLSLLTVFTLPLSAQAQDLPALEAAARKEGAIYSVGMPDGWANWKDTWTQLTEKYGLKHADTDMSSGEEIAKFANEGANATADIGDVGLEFGPIAVARGVTQPYKTTTWDQVPDWAKDKDGHWVIGYTGTIAFLISADVKNPPASWADLLKGDYKVSLANVGSGAQDNAAVLAAAIAMGGGEENLQPGVDLFAKLAEKGRLLANGANPATMEKGEIQVAPMWDFNALNYRDVVGREKFKVVIPSDGSVTSGYATIINKFAKQPNAAKLAREYILSDAGQNNLAVGYARPIRIDRITLTPQAKERLLPSEQYAKARPINAAVWTQAAGKLVNLWRASVAPKM; the protein is encoded by the coding sequence ATGAGAAATTCGATACTCTCCCTTTCCCTTCTTACCGTTTTCACCCTTCCCCTTTCAGCTCAGGCACAGGACCTTCCGGCCCTCGAAGCCGCCGCCCGCAAGGAAGGCGCCATCTACAGCGTCGGCATGCCGGATGGCTGGGCGAACTGGAAGGACACCTGGACCCAACTGACCGAGAAATACGGCCTGAAACACGCCGATACTGACATGAGCAGCGGCGAGGAAATCGCAAAATTCGCCAATGAAGGCGCCAATGCAACAGCGGATATCGGCGATGTCGGCCTCGAATTCGGCCCGATCGCGGTGGCCCGCGGCGTTACCCAGCCTTACAAGACGACAACCTGGGACCAGGTCCCCGACTGGGCCAAGGACAAGGACGGTCATTGGGTCATCGGTTATACCGGCACGATCGCCTTCCTGATCTCCGCAGACGTCAAGAACCCGCCCGCGTCCTGGGCCGATCTGCTCAAGGGCGACTACAAGGTTTCGCTCGCCAATGTCGGTTCGGGCGCGCAGGATAATGCCGCCGTGCTGGCGGCCGCCATCGCCATGGGCGGCGGCGAAGAAAACCTCCAGCCGGGCGTCGATCTCTTCGCCAAGCTGGCTGAAAAAGGCCGTCTGCTGGCCAATGGTGCAAATCCGGCTACCATGGAAAAGGGCGAAATCCAGGTCGCACCGATGTGGGACTTCAACGCCCTCAACTATCGCGACGTCGTCGGCCGCGAGAAGTTCAAGGTCGTCATTCCTTCGGACGGCTCGGTGACCAGCGGTTACGCAACCATCATCAACAAGTTCGCCAAGCAGCCAAATGCCGCCAAGCTGGCGCGCGAATATATCCTGAGCGATGCCGGCCAGAATAATCTGGCGGTTGGTTACGCCCGTCCGATCCGCATCGACCGCATCACCCTGACGCCGCAGGCCAAGGAACGCCTGCTGCCATCGGAACAATATGCCAAGGCACGCCCGATCAATGCCGCCGTCTGGACCCAGGCCGCCGGCAAGCTGGTCAACCTCTGGCGCGCCAGCGTCGCCCCGAAGATGTAA
- a CDS encoding mechanosensitive ion channel family protein, translating to MLQLLGQDDVRALLTQKLAATGAEPPPQLTPQSQLSDLDQWASKRREHLARIAADLPVMSAQVAAALGRLGDEIGAYGSPIFLLHVLILFGAGIAGGIATNRIIVMQASRKNGADIGKEASAVVFRKLLPVFGYGLAITTMFLAIQWPPLLSAILLPWLAMSVILPLLFAFTGLLRQIIGREAHTRRDFWIVRWTWLLTLAGIFWALLRTLENLGVPRDTLGLLSAAMVGFLFLLAGIWIWRRPGGEPGSERTRAIDVALIFGLIILFGLRLAGAGVLFWIGLYALVLPGLASTLGVAARKLATDMGSYGESDLRPVLAERGVRLVVVGTAIVWLIFLVRAHPDSLPDGALLTSIVVGVLHGALILLLADLVWIAIKSMIARRLELSAPAVDPVSGHPGSQPQDDRLLTILPILRNMLGIIIAAVAVMTALSELGVNIGPLLASAGIFGIAIGFGSQTLVKDIISGVFYMIDDAFRVGEYIQSGSYRGTVESFSIRSVKLRHHRGPIFTVPFGSLGAVENMSRDWSIDKFMVTVAFDTDIAKVKAITKEIGRALKEDPEFGPFLIETVKLKGVEHFGEYGMTLGFGMMLRAGGQSSVVRRKAYSMLKDAFAQNDIQFASMTGAYPAASRSARPSEPEPGGETGPVEE from the coding sequence TTGCTGCAGCTTCTCGGGCAGGATGACGTTCGTGCGCTGCTCACGCAAAAGCTTGCGGCAACGGGTGCCGAGCCGCCGCCGCAACTGACGCCGCAGAGCCAGTTGAGCGACCTCGACCAATGGGCGAGCAAACGGCGCGAACATCTGGCCCGTATTGCAGCCGACCTGCCCGTCATGTCGGCGCAGGTGGCCGCGGCGCTGGGAAGACTTGGCGACGAGATCGGCGCCTATGGTTCCCCCATCTTTCTGCTGCATGTGCTGATCCTGTTCGGCGCAGGTATTGCCGGCGGCATCGCCACGAACCGGATCATCGTGATGCAGGCATCCCGCAAAAACGGCGCGGATATCGGCAAGGAAGCCTCGGCCGTCGTGTTCCGAAAGCTCCTGCCCGTCTTCGGTTACGGGCTCGCCATCACGACCATGTTCCTTGCCATCCAGTGGCCGCCCCTGCTGAGCGCCATTCTGTTGCCCTGGCTTGCGATGAGCGTCATTTTGCCCCTGCTTTTTGCCTTTACCGGCCTGTTGCGCCAGATCATTGGCCGGGAGGCCCATACACGGCGCGATTTCTGGATCGTGCGCTGGACATGGCTCCTGACGCTTGCCGGAATTTTCTGGGCTCTGCTGAGGACGTTGGAAAATCTCGGCGTTCCCCGCGACACGCTCGGCCTTCTATCCGCCGCCATGGTCGGTTTCCTGTTCCTGCTCGCCGGCATCTGGATCTGGCGACGCCCCGGCGGCGAGCCGGGTTCGGAACGCACAAGGGCTATCGATGTCGCGCTGATCTTCGGCCTCATCATTCTCTTCGGGCTGCGGCTCGCCGGTGCCGGCGTCCTTTTCTGGATCGGGCTTTATGCGCTTGTTCTGCCCGGCCTTGCCTCCACACTCGGCGTCGCGGCGCGAAAGCTCGCAACGGATATGGGCAGCTACGGGGAAAGCGATCTGCGCCCGGTTCTGGCCGAGCGCGGCGTGCGGCTTGTCGTCGTCGGAACCGCCATAGTGTGGCTGATCTTCCTCGTTCGCGCCCATCCGGATTCCCTGCCCGACGGCGCTTTGCTGACCTCGATCGTCGTTGGCGTCCTGCACGGGGCGCTGATCCTGCTTCTAGCCGATCTCGTCTGGATCGCCATCAAGTCGATGATCGCGCGTCGGCTGGAGCTGAGCGCACCCGCCGTTGATCCGGTGAGTGGCCATCCGGGCAGCCAGCCGCAGGACGACCGGCTTTTGACCATTCTGCCGATCCTTCGCAACATGCTCGGCATCATCATCGCGGCCGTCGCGGTCATGACGGCGCTATCAGAACTCGGCGTCAATATTGGGCCTCTCCTGGCAAGCGCCGGCATCTTCGGCATCGCCATCGGTTTCGGTTCGCAAACGCTGGTCAAGGACATCATCAGTGGCGTGTTCTACATGATCGACGACGCCTTCCGCGTCGGTGAATATATTCAGAGCGGCTCCTATCGCGGCACCGTCGAATCCTTCAGCATTCGCTCGGTCAAGCTGCGGCACCATCGCGGCCCGATCTTCACCGTGCCGTTCGGATCGCTCGGCGCCGTCGAAAACATGAGCCGCGACTGGTCGATCGACAAATTCATGGTCACCGTCGCCTTCGATACAGACATCGCCAAGGTCAAGGCCATCACCAAGGAAATCGGCAGGGCGCTCAAGGAAGACCCGGAATTCGGACCGTTCCTGATCGAGACCGTCAAGCTGAAAGGCGTCGAGCACTTCGGCGAATACGGCATGACACTCGGCTTCGGCATGATGCTGCGCGCCGGCGGGCAATCCTCGGTAGTGCGCCGCAAGGCCTATTCGATGCTGAAGGACGCCTTTGCGCAAAACGACATCCAGTTTGCCAGCATGACGGGCGCTTACCCGGCCGCGTCACGGTCGGCACGACCATCGGAGCCTGAACCGGGCGGCGAGACGGGACCCGTGGAAGAATAG
- a CDS encoding UTRA domain-containing protein — MMLGKEANSDRVDIDGGRRGGLEQQLRQAIVAGDVVKDGRLLSERQLIARYSTTRITLREALFHLEIDGLIFRESRRGWFVSGPRLVYSPLHRSHFHRMATEQGRSAETILVEAEAAALPEELAALMRCEPGTRFWRIRRKRRIDGRLVLFVEHYLSAEIFPDILQHDLTRSLTTIYQDSYAITYGPAYFEINPVALRGYPAQHLGCSEGAYGLKITRVNQDQHGRIIDCDLEYWRHDAISVRVETDQQGSLAG, encoded by the coding sequence ATGATGTTGGGCAAAGAAGCGAACAGCGACCGAGTGGATATCGACGGCGGCCGGCGAGGTGGACTGGAGCAGCAATTGCGGCAGGCCATTGTCGCAGGCGATGTGGTGAAGGATGGTCGCCTTCTCTCCGAGCGGCAATTGATTGCACGATATTCCACCACGCGCATCACGCTGCGCGAGGCCCTCTTTCATCTTGAAATCGACGGGCTGATCTTTCGGGAAAGTCGGCGCGGCTGGTTTGTTTCCGGGCCGCGCCTGGTCTATAGCCCGCTGCACCGGTCGCACTTCCACCGCATGGCCACTGAGCAGGGACGGTCTGCCGAAACGATACTGGTTGAGGCCGAAGCCGCCGCGTTGCCGGAAGAGCTCGCCGCCCTGATGCGGTGCGAGCCGGGCACGCGGTTCTGGCGTATCCGCAGAAAGCGCAGGATCGACGGCCGGCTGGTGCTTTTCGTTGAGCATTATCTTTCGGCTGAGATTTTCCCGGACATCCTGCAGCATGATCTTACCCGGTCCCTGACGACGATTTATCAGGACAGCTATGCGATCACCTACGGCCCGGCCTATTTTGAAATCAACCCCGTCGCCTTGCGCGGATATCCGGCCCAGCATCTCGGCTGCAGCGAAGGGGCCTACGGCCTGAAAATCACGCGCGTCAATCAGGACCAGCACGGCCGCATCATCGATTGCGATCTCGAATATTGGCGCCATGACGCCATATCGGTGCGCGTTGAAACCGATCAGCAGGGTTCGCTTGCGGGCTGA
- a CDS encoding ABC transporter permease, with protein MSTQNRQMRLLAAPFLVVLAILVVWPLASVVSDSFIAGGALSLANYRTILTDAFYLQSFLTTTIISLASTAAGLVLGFLVAVALRARSGGTRRTVMAFANIGANFAGVPLAMALIFLFGLNGMFTLLLKELGLINDFNVYSLTGLIIAYCYFQVALATLLITPALTAVGQDIEEAAALIGVGKLRFWLKIGMPTVARQLVAISILLFANAMGTFATTFALTGTSINVVTIRISELVSGDIFSDPNLANAIAICLLLALLAPITASQILAGEKRR; from the coding sequence ATGAGCACGCAAAATCGCCAGATGCGGCTACTGGCGGCACCCTTTCTGGTGGTGCTCGCCATTCTCGTCGTCTGGCCGCTTGCGAGTGTCGTCAGCGACAGTTTTATCGCCGGCGGCGCGCTGTCGCTCGCCAATTATCGCACCATCCTCACCGACGCCTTTTACCTGCAGTCCTTCTTGACTACGACGATCATTTCGCTCGCAAGCACGGCGGCGGGCCTCGTCCTCGGCTTTCTGGTGGCGGTGGCGTTGAGAGCAAGATCGGGCGGCACCCGCCGCACCGTCATGGCCTTTGCCAATATCGGCGCCAACTTCGCCGGCGTGCCGCTCGCCATGGCGCTCATCTTCCTCTTCGGGCTGAACGGCATGTTCACGCTTCTCCTGAAGGAATTGGGACTGATCAACGATTTCAACGTCTATTCCCTTACCGGGCTCATCATCGCCTATTGTTATTTCCAGGTGGCGCTGGCGACGCTCCTGATCACGCCGGCACTTACCGCCGTCGGTCAGGACATCGAAGAGGCGGCGGCGCTGATCGGTGTCGGAAAGCTGCGGTTCTGGCTGAAAATTGGCATGCCGACCGTCGCGCGGCAGCTCGTGGCAATCTCCATTCTGCTCTTCGCCAACGCCATGGGCACCTTCGCGACGACCTTCGCGCTCACCGGCACCAGCATCAATGTCGTCACCATCCGCATCAGCGAACTGGTATCGGGCGATATCTTCTCAGACCCCAATCTCGCCAACGCGATTGCCATATGTCTGCTGCTCGCGCTCCTCGCACCCATCACGGCAAGCCAGATACTGGCGGGAGAAAAGCGCCGATGA
- a CDS encoding SulP family inorganic anion transporter → MPVTVNRRDVIAGLSIAGLMLPEAIAYSGIAGVPAQHAILAAIMGCIVYAFFGQSRFAVVSPTSSSAAILAAMLATLSVTPAQKMLLVAITVALVGVLFLLAAVTRLGALSSVISRPVLRGFAFGLAILITIKQLPSLFGIKETTGEPLAILLQILSHPQDWNPDSIAVGVIALAVLLLLRRRPAIPGSLVVIVAGIAVSILLNLQSRGVAVVGAIDLAGIWAGPFSVSLDDVAHVARFAPPLVLILFAESWGTVRSFSLRHGESVDSNRELRAFGLANIASAAVQGMPVGAGFSAGAASEAVGPQSRLASAIAAIGLAAFSLVASGWFAFIPQAVLAAVIAVALLHALDPTPIIRLWRLGNDAYLALAAAASVLAFGVLNGMLVAVALSFAVFVRRLSLPHVMHLGRLGDSHDFVDIERHPDAKDVSGMIILRPAQPLFFGNAEPILAAVTKRIAARPELRVAILSLEETFELDSTALDALLEFDASMQHSGIVVYYARVHDHVRDLLLAGGGNDMVARSNFSVDDAVTAAMRREESHAQQP, encoded by the coding sequence ATGCCCGTAACAGTAAACCGGCGCGATGTGATTGCGGGATTGTCGATTGCCGGCCTGATGTTGCCGGAAGCCATCGCCTATTCGGGCATTGCCGGCGTTCCGGCCCAGCACGCCATCCTCGCCGCCATCATGGGCTGCATCGTTTACGCTTTCTTTGGCCAGAGCCGTTTTGCGGTTGTCTCGCCCACATCCTCTTCCGCGGCAATTCTGGCGGCCATGCTGGCAACGCTTTCCGTCACGCCCGCGCAGAAGATGCTGCTCGTTGCCATTACGGTTGCTCTGGTGGGCGTGCTGTTTCTTCTTGCGGCCGTCACCCGGCTCGGCGCGCTGTCGAGTGTGATCTCGCGTCCGGTGCTGCGTGGTTTTGCTTTCGGCCTCGCCATTCTCATCACGATCAAGCAATTGCCGAGCCTGTTCGGAATAAAGGAAACGACCGGAGAACCGCTGGCCATACTCCTGCAAATCCTGTCTCATCCTCAGGACTGGAACCCTGACAGCATCGCCGTCGGCGTAATTGCCCTTGCCGTGCTGCTTCTCCTGCGCAGACGTCCGGCCATTCCCGGCAGCCTCGTCGTCATCGTGGCCGGCATCGCCGTGTCGATATTGCTCAATCTTCAAAGCCGGGGGGTCGCCGTCGTCGGCGCGATTGACCTTGCCGGCATATGGGCCGGACCGTTCTCGGTTTCGCTTGACGACGTCGCCCATGTCGCCCGCTTCGCGCCGCCGCTCGTCCTCATTCTCTTTGCGGAATCCTGGGGCACGGTGCGCAGCTTTTCGCTGCGTCACGGCGAGAGCGTCGATTCCAATCGTGAACTAAGAGCGTTCGGGCTTGCCAATATTGCCAGCGCCGCCGTGCAGGGCATGCCGGTCGGCGCGGGTTTTTCCGCAGGGGCGGCAAGCGAGGCGGTCGGCCCGCAGAGCCGGCTCGCCTCGGCCATCGCTGCAATCGGCCTTGCCGCCTTCAGCCTCGTCGCGTCCGGCTGGTTCGCTTTCATTCCGCAAGCGGTTCTTGCCGCCGTCATTGCCGTGGCGCTTCTGCACGCGCTCGATCCCACACCGATCATCCGTCTCTGGCGGCTTGGCAACGATGCCTATCTGGCGCTTGCGGCTGCGGCCAGCGTGCTTGCATTCGGTGTTCTCAACGGCATGCTGGTCGCGGTCGCCCTGTCCTTCGCCGTCTTCGTTCGCCGGCTGTCGCTGCCGCACGTCATGCATCTCGGCCGGCTGGGCGACAGCCACGACTTTGTCGACATCGAACGCCACCCGGATGCGAAGGATGTGTCCGGCATGATCATCCTCAGGCCCGCGCAGCCGCTTTTCTTTGGCAATGCGGAACCGATCCTCGCCGCCGTCACCAAACGGATCGCTGCCCGGCCGGAGCTGCGGGTCGCGATCTTGAGCCTTGAGGAAACATTCGAACTGGATTCCACCGCGCTCGATGCGCTTCTGGAGTTCGATGCCTCGATGCAGCATAGCGGCATCGTGGTTTATTATGCGCGGGTGCATGACCACGTGCGGGATCTGCTGCTCGCCGGCGGCGGAAACGACATGGTTGCCCGCAGCAATTTCAGCGTCGATGATGCCGTAACGGCGGCCATGCGCCGGGAGGAGAGCCATGCCCAACAACCTTGA
- a CDS encoding ABC transporter permease produces the protein MTQRHSRGSSLFLWVMALVMISPLLATMMNAVATDWSGTLLPAGLTASNFVTILSDPRFHAALLRSTLVAAAALTIATIIIVPAVVSAHIYWPALDRWFARLVILPYAAPGIILVVGYLRIFSAPPLQIGGSPLVLVLTYVPLCFSMFYIAVKNGLRNLDITELLDAGRLVGASDLAILRRVVLPSILPSIAVAIVLNFATLFSEFVYAKMLVGGNFETLQMYMFAQRSLSGRITSVIVILYFLLILAFTLVAFLMVRDTERAS, from the coding sequence ATGACGCAGCGCCATTCAAGAGGATCGAGCCTGTTTCTGTGGGTCATGGCGCTGGTAATGATATCGCCGCTTCTGGCGACCATGATGAATGCGGTTGCGACCGACTGGTCCGGAACCCTGCTGCCGGCGGGTCTGACCGCCAGCAATTTCGTCACCATCCTGTCGGACCCGCGTTTCCATGCGGCCCTCCTGCGTTCCACCCTGGTTGCAGCTGCCGCCCTGACGATTGCGACGATCATCATCGTCCCCGCGGTCGTCTCCGCCCATATCTACTGGCCGGCGCTCGACCGCTGGTTCGCACGGCTGGTGATATTGCCCTACGCAGCGCCCGGCATCATTCTCGTGGTCGGTTATCTCAGGATATTTTCCGCCCCGCCGCTGCAGATCGGCGGCTCACCGCTGGTGCTGGTGCTGACCTATGTGCCCCTTTGCTTTTCGATGTTTTATATCGCGGTGAAGAACGGTTTACGCAATCTCGACATCACCGAACTTCTGGATGCCGGCCGGCTGGTTGGCGCGAGCGACCTTGCCATCCTGCGGCGCGTCGTCCTGCCCAGCATCCTGCCATCCATCGCGGTTGCGATCGTGCTCAATTTCGCGACGCTGTTCAGCGAATTCGTCTATGCCAAGATGCTGGTCGGCGGCAATTTCGAAACCCTGCAGATGTACATGTTCGCGCAGCGCAGCCTCAGCGGCCGCATCACCAGCGTCATCGTCATTCTCTATTTCCTGCTCATCCTTGCCTTTACCCTGGTCGCCTTTCTGATGGTCCGGGACACGGAGCGTGCATCATGA
- a CDS encoding alkaline phosphatase family protein, producing MHKTIFILLDGLRYATARDCLGYMEGLVAAGKAAAYAVRSELPSISRPLYETLMTGLPPVAHGVTSNGVVRRSRFPNVFSLASAAGRSTAASAYHWYFELYNQAPFSPEFRHIENFDGGIRHGSFYWADHYPDDHVFADADGLLRRHSPDFLLIHPMNIDNEGHRHGGGTREYRNAARTAGDLLARYLPAWQAAGYSIIITSDHGMSDDGNHGGPHETEALVPFYTFGDGFTLDPDATLSQTEIAGLICTLLAIPDHGLSVPQGLLTV from the coding sequence ATGCACAAGACGATCTTCATCCTGCTGGATGGCCTGCGATATGCGACGGCCCGTGACTGCCTCGGCTATATGGAGGGACTGGTCGCAGCCGGAAAGGCCGCAGCCTATGCGGTGCGCAGCGAATTGCCATCAATTTCCCGACCGCTTTACGAAACGCTGATGACTGGGTTGCCGCCGGTCGCCCATGGCGTCACAAGCAATGGTGTGGTTCGCCGGTCCCGTTTTCCCAATGTTTTCTCGCTGGCAAGCGCTGCCGGGCGCTCCACCGCCGCATCCGCCTATCACTGGTATTTCGAGCTTTACAATCAGGCGCCGTTCTCTCCGGAATTCCGCCATATCGAGAATTTCGACGGCGGCATTCGCCACGGCTCGTTTTATTGGGCCGATCACTATCCAGATGACCATGTCTTTGCCGATGCGGATGGTCTGCTGCGCCGGCACAGCCCCGATTTCCTTCTTATCCACCCGATGAATATCGACAATGAAGGCCACAGGCACGGCGGCGGCACGCGGGAATATCGCAACGCCGCCCGCACTGCCGGAGATCTTTTGGCGCGTTATCTGCCGGCCTGGCAGGCGGCGGGGTACAGCATCATCATCACCAGCGATCACGGCATGAGTGACGACGGCAACCACGGCGGACCGCACGAAACCGAGGCCTTGGTGCCCTTCTATACTTTCGGCGACGGCTTCACGCTCGATCCGGACGCAACGCTCTCGCAGACGGAGATTGCCGGGCTGATCTGCACGCTCCTCGCCATTCCCGACCACGGTCTGTCCGTGCCGCAGGGATTATTGACTGTATGA